The proteins below come from a single Candidatus Bathyarchaeota archaeon genomic window:
- a CDS encoding AAA family ATPase yields the protein MKFQLKVRGSAELDATHRATIESDLPGIEALKFGTDDVAFLRLEKQGKSCGCILLEVKSGNANEIVLDRFKQRHLNVKDGGVVDVEAVVPNTAERIELSVPPDFSERDVIRFIGKPLTRNEKTAVYVFSGGLNSARVVTVSNAKPDGIVLVSTSTQFITSIMKPEVVPIHYSDIGGLDREIRQIREVVEYPFRYNDVFEHLGVSQPKGLILYGPPGTGKTLIAKALANEVGANFMSISGPEVYSTWVGESERKLREIFDEAEKKAPSVILIDEIDALAPKRGKSTGEVEPRLVATLLTLMDGLRQLKGVVVVGTTNRLNSIDEALRREGRFGHEIHIGVPDLAGRKQILKIQTVGMPLFSDVNLDIIADRTAGFVGADLAAVCREAAYNALRRTFPAVAFERGEVNAIEDLTVNQLDFEKAVATIPPSAMKELLVEVPKVTWSDIGGLEEIKKLLIENISYSISKREVFKQIGLKPAKGILLYGPPGTGKTLLAKAVANQCGVNFIAVKGPEIHSKWVGESEERIRFLFAKAREVAPCVIFFDEIDAVAPNRSGESQFFDTLVNQVLSEMDGIENSDGVYVIGATNRVEMIDPAILRPGRFDYLIYVPIPDPTTRKAIFEVHLRSKPLSTDFSVDEAVRCSEGFSGAEIMEACRQATWTAIREANFQAENFALTTNHLKNAIASIAKTKSNLTGSNQRRSYVG from the coding sequence GTGAAGTTTCAACTTAAAGTCCGCGGCAGCGCAGAATTAGATGCTACCCATAGGGCAACCATTGAATCAGATTTGCCGGGTATCGAAGCCTTGAAATTCGGAACCGACGACGTGGCTTTTCTGAGGCTTGAGAAACAGGGGAAATCATGCGGCTGTATTCTTTTGGAAGTGAAGAGCGGAAATGCAAACGAGATAGTACTGGACCGTTTTAAGCAGCGGCATCTGAATGTTAAGGATGGCGGAGTGGTAGATGTTGAGGCTGTCGTGCCCAATACTGCCGAAAGAATTGAGCTTAGTGTACCGCCCGATTTCTCTGAGCGCGATGTAATTCGATTCATAGGTAAACCTCTAACAAGAAACGAGAAAACTGCTGTTTACGTTTTCAGCGGGGGACTAAACAGCGCACGAGTGGTTACTGTAAGCAATGCAAAACCTGACGGCATAGTTCTTGTCTCCACATCAACCCAGTTTATAACATCAATTATGAAGCCCGAAGTCGTTCCTATCCACTACAGTGACATAGGCGGATTAGACAGAGAAATACGTCAGATTCGAGAGGTCGTCGAGTACCCTTTTCGGTACAATGACGTTTTCGAGCACCTTGGCGTTTCACAACCGAAGGGCTTAATTCTCTATGGTCCACCTGGAACTGGAAAAACCCTTATTGCCAAAGCACTTGCCAATGAAGTAGGCGCCAACTTTATGTCCATTAGTGGACCGGAAGTGTACAGCACGTGGGTTGGCGAAAGCGAACGAAAGTTAAGAGAAATCTTTGACGAGGCAGAGAAAAAGGCGCCGTCGGTTATTTTGATTGATGAAATCGATGCTCTTGCGCCAAAACGTGGAAAATCAACAGGCGAAGTTGAGCCGCGCCTTGTGGCGACGCTGCTTACGCTAATGGATGGGTTAAGGCAGCTTAAAGGCGTAGTTGTTGTTGGAACTACAAACAGGTTAAACTCGATAGATGAAGCGCTAAGACGAGAGGGCAGGTTTGGTCACGAAATCCATATAGGTGTCCCAGATTTGGCTGGTAGAAAACAGATTCTTAAGATCCAAACCGTTGGCATGCCTCTTTTTTCTGACGTTAACTTAGACATAATCGCTGACCGAACAGCGGGTTTTGTGGGCGCCGACCTTGCGGCTGTGTGCCGCGAAGCAGCCTACAATGCGTTGAGGCGCACTTTTCCAGCGGTCGCGTTTGAAAGAGGAGAAGTTAATGCAATCGAAGACCTCACTGTAAACCAATTGGACTTTGAAAAGGCAGTAGCAACCATTCCCCCTTCAGCGATGAAAGAACTGCTCGTCGAGGTTCCCAAGGTCACTTGGAGCGACATAGGCGGCTTGGAAGAAATAAAGAAGCTGCTTATCGAGAACATCTCTTACTCTATTTCCAAACGAGAAGTCTTCAAGCAGATTGGCTTAAAACCGGCAAAAGGAATCCTGCTTTATGGGCCACCGGGCACCGGCAAAACCCTTTTGGCAAAAGCCGTCGCCAACCAATGTGGCGTAAACTTCATTGCAGTTAAAGGACCTGAAATCCACTCAAAATGGGTAGGCGAGTCAGAGGAGAGAATTCGGTTTCTATTTGCCAAAGCCAGAGAAGTTGCGCCTTGTGTCATTTTCTTTGATGAGATAGACGCTGTTGCCCCAAATAGAAGTGGCGAATCCCAATTTTTCGACACGCTCGTCAATCAGGTACTTTCCGAAATGGATGGGATAGAAAATTCGGACGGCGTTTACGTTATTGGTGCAACCAACCGAGTTGAAATGATTGATCCCGCAATCCTGAGACCTGGAAGATTCGATTACCTCATTTACGTTCCGATCCCAGACCCAACAACTAGAAAAGCTATTTTTGAGGTGCACTTGCGAAGTAAGCCGCTTTCCACAGACTTTTCGGTTGATGAAGCTGTACGTTGCTCGGAAGGGTTCTCAGGCGCTGAAATAATGGAAGCATGCCGCCAAGCAACCTGGACAGCTATTCGAGAGGCAAACTTCCAGGCAGAGAATTTTGCGTTGACGACTAATCACCTCAAAAACGCGATTGCCTCCATCGCAAAAACAAAATCAAATTTGACGGGGTCAAACCAGAGAAGAAGCTATGTTGGATAA
- the grpE gene encoding nucleotide exchange factor GrpE, whose translation MIENKPLNKQSNGNPIEKQTIENQDFCEIKAAMFSMLEQKENEKQQLNFLLHEIDTWAVKQWQRENQLSDDYDRVIKSLLLVIDHFGTAKEGNRDIAEWILGKIKRIIEDEGFEEIKVAQGDSFDGIYHQCVGQRSDVISDGDGEVVEIVRPGYLRKNSSNKGQTVFRPVEVIVSQKTNGS comes from the coding sequence TTGATAGAAAACAAACCGCTAAACAAACAGTCAAATGGGAACCCAATAGAAAAGCAAACAATCGAAAACCAAGACTTCTGCGAAATAAAAGCAGCCATGTTCTCGATGCTGGAGCAAAAAGAAAACGAAAAACAACAGCTAAACTTTCTCCTGCATGAAATCGACACTTGGGCGGTAAAGCAGTGGCAAAGGGAAAACCAACTTTCCGACGACTATGATCGGGTAATTAAAAGTCTGCTTCTAGTCATTGACCACTTCGGCACGGCAAAAGAGGGTAATCGAGATATCGCCGAATGGATTCTTGGCAAAATTAAAAGGATCATAGAGGATGAGGGTTTTGAGGAGATAAAAGTGGCGCAGGGAGACTCCTTTGACGGCATTTACCACCAATGCGTTGGTCAACGCTCTGATGTAATCTCGGATGGGGATGGGGAAGTGGTAGAAATTGTTAGACCAGGATACCTGAGGAAGAATTCAAGCAACAAAGGTCAAACAGTTTTCAGACCAGTCGAAGTCATAGTAAGTCAAAAAACAAACGGTTCGTAG
- a CDS encoding Hsp70 family protein, protein MTKSIGIDLGTSNSAAAVPVGGETIMVESRHGPTVNGKSFPSYVLFDSNGKKKSVGKTAKMQGAATPELLVWGVKRLVGLSYDAALANGELSRFQYKIEKGPNGSILIKVADEYYTPSHILEFILQEIKEDAENQQLNPLIGKGLDSLVVSVPAYFDSTRVTPIVEAAKRVGFKEVSTIAEPTAAALQYGLNADKKARVLTFDWGAGTLDVTIMLSVEQKNGGFIWGELRTSGDEALGGLDIDDSLISYLVRTYDLKAVEKNPTLKHILREEVEKAKIQLSSKQTVNVDVQLGRTIQLTRTELEAVIAPILEKCRGPIRTALSQAHLQASQIDHLVFVGGPTYMPSVRATVRDELQRLGASPALISELDEYELKGLPVNPMECVARGAAIKAGGEIKLTSRNEPNGYGTIVGSSKDFCEYYSSIIPPFSPYPIKRTKTIVLGGQALRAQIALVRRRMYCERDKTVNKYIHLGDFDFYLRATGEPPLIDITIELNGNKELIATFTHRQTREFTRHENLDAFALRGDEINIEDQNQMPDPEISDSEGKDGLSALMDKWGNMLPRRNWNQKALESSLDLADKLVKSYSAKVTDARVQVKRERLLEAINNSRTPEIDTPRLMSRIQEFLEALFCADVLKEPELLVYNQDLRNIERTM, encoded by the coding sequence ATGACAAAGTCAATAGGAATCGATTTAGGAACCAGCAACTCAGCCGCTGCTGTTCCAGTAGGCGGCGAAACCATAATGGTTGAAAGCCGCCATGGACCCACCGTTAACGGTAAAAGTTTCCCGTCATATGTCTTGTTTGATAGTAATGGAAAAAAGAAGTCAGTTGGAAAAACGGCAAAGATGCAGGGCGCTGCCACTCCAGAGCTTCTAGTTTGGGGCGTAAAGCGACTAGTAGGTTTATCCTATGATGCTGCCTTAGCAAATGGGGAACTTAGCCGTTTCCAGTACAAAATAGAGAAAGGCCCCAACGGTTCAATCCTTATAAAAGTCGCTGATGAATACTACACGCCATCGCATATCCTTGAGTTTATTTTGCAGGAGATCAAAGAGGACGCTGAAAACCAGCAGCTTAATCCCTTGATCGGTAAGGGTTTAGACAGCTTGGTTGTCAGTGTACCGGCATATTTTGACAGCACACGTGTGACGCCGATTGTGGAGGCGGCAAAAAGAGTCGGCTTCAAAGAAGTTAGCACTATCGCTGAGCCCACAGCAGCGGCGCTTCAATACGGCTTGAACGCAGATAAGAAGGCTAGAGTGCTTACCTTCGATTGGGGAGCAGGCACACTTGACGTTACAATTATGTTGTCTGTTGAACAAAAGAACGGTGGCTTTATCTGGGGTGAACTTCGAACTTCAGGAGACGAAGCCTTAGGCGGCTTAGATATTGACGACAGCTTAATTAGCTACCTTGTCAGGACCTATGACCTCAAAGCTGTAGAAAAAAACCCCACCTTAAAACACATCCTCAGGGAAGAAGTCGAGAAAGCAAAGATCCAGTTGAGCTCCAAACAAACCGTAAACGTCGATGTGCAACTGGGAAGAACAATTCAACTTACCCGAACAGAGTTGGAAGCGGTAATTGCGCCAATTCTGGAAAAATGCCGTGGTCCCATAAGGACTGCTTTAAGCCAAGCGCATTTGCAAGCCAGCCAAATTGACCACTTGGTGTTTGTGGGCGGACCAACCTACATGCCATCGGTTCGTGCAACGGTTAGAGATGAACTGCAACGATTAGGCGCCTCCCCCGCCTTGATAAGTGAACTAGATGAGTATGAACTGAAGGGTTTGCCAGTTAATCCGATGGAATGTGTAGCTAGGGGTGCAGCCATAAAGGCAGGCGGAGAAATCAAGCTAACCTCACGAAATGAACCAAACGGTTATGGAACAATCGTGGGTTCCTCAAAGGACTTCTGTGAGTATTACTCTTCAATTATCCCGCCATTTTCTCCTTACCCAATAAAGCGAACAAAAACAATAGTGCTAGGCGGGCAAGCCCTCCGTGCCCAAATAGCTTTGGTTAGACGGCGAATGTACTGTGAGAGAGACAAAACTGTAAACAAGTATATTCACCTCGGTGACTTCGACTTCTACTTGAGAGCAACCGGGGAACCCCCCCTAATAGACATAACAATCGAACTTAATGGCAACAAAGAGTTGATCGCAACATTCACCCACAGGCAAACAAGAGAGTTCACACGTCATGAAAACTTGGATGCGTTTGCTTTAAGGGGGGATGAAATAAATATCGAAGACCAAAACCAGATGCCTGACCCAGAAATTTCCGATTCTGAGGGTAAGGACGGCCTTAGTGCGTTAATGGATAAATGGGGAAATATGCTTCCACGCCGAAACTGGAACCAGAAGGCCCTTGAAAGCTCCCTTGACTTGGCCGACAAATTGGTGAAGTCTTATTCTGCGAAGGTAACAGATGCCAGAGTGCAGGTAAAACGAGAGAGACTCCTGGAAGCGATCAACAATTCAAGGACACCTGAAATTGACACACCTCGTTTAATGAGCCGGATCCAAGAGTTCTTGGAGGCTCTGTTCTGCGCTGATGTGTTAAAAGAGCCGGAGCTTCTTGTCTACAATCAAGATCTCAGAAATATCGAGAGGACAATGTAG
- a CDS encoding tetratricopeptide repeat protein → MSGLDAQEIIKLVKEEKYEDALGVGVGAKQEEIDEQHLLLVSEYSDNYDVQDSLNNAKSHLMEEQSNDSNKGQRLFRIGKSDEAILYLKRAVKSRGTIEDQASLGVMLASMGFYREAIPYLKVTLEYQANDKLVNYWYGMSLLNLYFVEEAIPFLLDGGVKNVPISVPTLKTDPMGYAYLQHARGFAYAKYARVEDVPQNWKIAIQGYNESLKVYNRSLPEQYSLALNNIGYAYTRLAELEDPAANSKKAICALKEALSIRTADSDEADNAWTMRNLGYAYLTLAKGESKILNCETSISIFNDVLKVYTLSAYPDEYAKTNNYLGVAYLRMYEAEPLVEYIKQAIGFFKEALKVRTATHIPTEFAESEVNLAKAYATLARVCDKTANKEKALDAYNQALKIYTKQDFLSLNQKVENALRELEVI, encoded by the coding sequence ATGTCAGGATTAGATGCTCAAGAAATCATTAAGCTGGTTAAAGAGGAGAAATACGAAGATGCCCTTGGCGTTGGTGTAGGAGCGAAACAGGAAGAAATCGATGAACAACACCTTCTGCTTGTTTCAGAATACAGCGACAACTACGATGTTCAAGACTCGCTAAACAACGCCAAGAGCCATTTGATGGAAGAACAAAGCAACGATTCAAACAAGGGCCAAAGACTTTTCAGAATTGGAAAAAGCGATGAAGCAATACTGTACCTTAAACGGGCAGTTAAAAGTCGGGGAACCATCGAGGACCAAGCTAGTTTAGGAGTTATGCTTGCGTCAATGGGATTCTACCGCGAAGCCATTCCATACCTGAAAGTAACGCTTGAATACCAAGCTAATGACAAGCTTGTAAACTATTGGTATGGGATGTCACTGCTTAACTTGTATTTTGTTGAAGAAGCAATCCCTTTCCTTCTCGATGGTGGCGTAAAGAACGTGCCGATCTCTGTTCCAACGTTGAAAACTGATCCGATGGGCTACGCTTATTTGCAGCATGCACGTGGCTTTGCGTACGCTAAATATGCGCGTGTTGAAGATGTACCTCAAAACTGGAAAATAGCGATTCAGGGATACAATGAGTCGTTAAAAGTTTACAACAGAAGTCTTCCTGAACAGTACAGTTTAGCACTAAACAACATAGGGTACGCATATACGAGGCTTGCTGAATTAGAGGATCCTGCCGCTAACTCCAAGAAAGCAATTTGTGCATTAAAAGAAGCATTATCGATCCGCACAGCAGACAGCGACGAAGCAGATAACGCTTGGACGATGCGTAACCTGGGATATGCCTACTTGACGCTAGCTAAAGGCGAAAGCAAAATCTTGAATTGTGAGACCTCGATAAGCATATTTAACGATGTTTTGAAGGTTTATACATTGTCGGCGTATCCCGACGAGTATGCAAAAACCAATAACTATCTCGGAGTTGCATACCTGCGAATGTATGAAGCAGAACCTTTGGTTGAATACATTAAGCAAGCAATAGGTTTTTTCAAGGAAGCCCTCAAAGTTAGAACTGCAACCCACATTCCCACAGAATTCGCGGAATCAGAGGTTAACCTCGCTAAGGCGTACGCAACACTTGCCAGAGTTTGTGACAAAACTGCAAACAAAGAGAAAGCATTGGACGCCTACAACCAAGCCTTGAAAATATATACAAAGCAAGATTTTCTGTCACTCAACCAGAAAGTTGAAAATGCCCTCCGAGAGCTTGAGGTCATATGA
- a CDS encoding PIN domain-containing protein, which translates to MNKYIVDAWAWIEYFRGTEYGAKLKDILEEPTAEIYTCAISVAEIISKVAREKRDVEAAYDMLLSNSQIVKIDEQLSKQAGLFHSKMRQTTKDFGIADAFILAAAEKLQAKIVTGDPHFEGLKNTILIT; encoded by the coding sequence TTGAATAAGTACATCGTCGATGCATGGGCTTGGATAGAGTATTTCAGAGGCACCGAATACGGGGCAAAACTAAAAGATATCTTAGAAGAGCCCACCGCCGAAATATACACATGTGCAATATCCGTTGCCGAAATAATCAGCAAAGTCGCAAGAGAAAAACGGGATGTTGAAGCAGCATACGACATGCTTTTGAGCAATTCTCAAATTGTAAAGATAGACGAACAACTTTCTAAGCAAGCGGGCCTTTTCCACTCCAAGATGCGGCAAACCACAAAGGATTTTGGAATAGCCGATGCGTTTATACTGGCAGCTGCAGAGAAGCTGCAAGCAAAAATCGTCACAGGCGACCCCCATTTTGAAGGCTTAAAAAATACAATTCTGATTACATGA
- a CDS encoding AbrB/MazE/SpoVT family DNA-binding domain-containing protein: MVGCLAKTRKVGGSIVVTLPKELVETQNIKENQCIEIVVKKCRKNGFGMFKGMSPFTTEDEMKGQLE; the protein is encoded by the coding sequence ATGGTGGGATGTTTAGCAAAAACAAGAAAAGTTGGCGGTTCAATAGTAGTTACCTTGCCTAAAGAACTCGTAGAAACCCAGAACATTAAGGAAAACCAATGCATCGAAATAGTCGTAAAGAAATGCAGAAAAAATGGCTTCGGCATGTTCAAGGGCATGTCTCCGTTCACCACAGAAGACGAGATGAAAGGGCAACTTGAATAA
- a CDS encoding iron ABC transporter permease — MVDKKHITNPPREATATVEEEKRKYRKLMAKRALFLAACIILLIIVAGIALTQGSANMTFLDAYAAMFAKAFPDWIHVSSLADIVVWNLRLPRILLAIFAGAALAMGGVTTQAILRNPIATPYTLGVSAGAGLGAAVAIILGAGFFEGNLLIVGNAFVFSLIPVAVILLLVKRRGSSPETMILAGIAMVYIFNAITTILQYFAESNAVSATVFWVIGDLSRADWWQLPYVFGVLVICFIINMRLSWDINLMRMGDDAAKSLGSEVDRTRKITLITACLLTATVVSFTGAIGFICLVAPHICRRVVGGDLRYLIVSSALFGAILLLVADIFARRLIAPIVLPVGAITAFLGGPLLLYLLMKRRQSR, encoded by the coding sequence ATGGTGGATAAAAAACATATAACAAACCCCCCAAGAGAGGCAACCGCAACCGTGGAGGAGGAAAAAAGAAAGTACCGAAAGCTAATGGCAAAAAGAGCCCTCTTCCTTGCCGCATGCATCATCCTGCTAATTATCGTGGCGGGAATCGCTTTAACGCAGGGTTCAGCCAACATGACTTTTCTGGACGCCTACGCCGCCATGTTCGCCAAGGCCTTTCCCGATTGGATACATGTCTCCTCGCTAGCGGATATAGTCGTCTGGAACCTGAGGCTTCCAAGGATTCTGCTGGCTATCTTCGCGGGCGCCGCGTTGGCGATGGGAGGCGTTACAACACAGGCTATCCTACGTAACCCCATAGCAACGCCCTATACGCTGGGGGTCTCTGCGGGCGCAGGCTTAGGGGCAGCCGTAGCCATCATTTTAGGCGCGGGCTTTTTCGAGGGCAACCTGCTAATTGTCGGCAACGCCTTCGTTTTTTCTTTGATTCCGGTTGCGGTTATTTTGCTTTTGGTTAAACGCCGAGGCTCATCCCCTGAAACAATGATTTTAGCAGGCATAGCTATGGTGTACATATTCAACGCCATAACCACTATACTGCAGTACTTCGCCGAATCCAACGCTGTCAGCGCAACCGTTTTTTGGGTGATAGGTGACCTGTCGCGGGCGGATTGGTGGCAGCTCCCCTACGTTTTCGGGGTACTGGTCATCTGCTTTATCATAAACATGCGGCTGTCATGGGACATTAACCTGATGCGGATGGGCGACGACGCAGCAAAAAGCCTCGGCTCAGAGGTTGACCGCACAAGAAAAATCACGCTTATCACAGCTTGCCTGTTAACTGCCACAGTGGTAAGCTTCACGGGCGCCATCGGGTTCATCTGCCTAGTTGCGCCGCATATTTGCCGCCGAGTAGTCGGTGGAGATTTGCGGTACCTGATTGTGTCCTCTGCGCTTTTCGGCGCTATCTTGCTGTTGGTTGCAGATATATTTGCCAGACGCCTGATTGCGCCGATTGTGCTGCCGGTGGGGGCGATCACGGCTTTTCTTGGGGGGCCGCTGCTGCTGTATCTGCTGATGAAGAGAAGACAAAGCCGCTGA
- a CDS encoding methyltransferase domain-containing protein: MTGIVDWAKLRDTARFYTHRSELSKPEFWDKEAAAYSQSCRHMEDLTQKQLNRLQLPIECTVLEVGAGTGRITIPLAKRVKQVTALDPSANMLLHLEAAAQKENLCNIGCLKGALEDLQTNEVARHDFVVASFSLVMADLEKSLLKMDALAGRGVYLFMSASPWMDREIQYAVYGAETAPGQLSDFICAYNILYDAGILANADLWDFQVTQCFGSLDEATESFAKRHIIPADKTVQLRDFLSSTLVLDEQNKLWWKRQKKAAMIWWIKNI, translated from the coding sequence ATGACGGGCATAGTGGATTGGGCTAAACTTCGAGATACAGCAAGATTTTACACTCACCGCTCTGAACTTAGCAAACCCGAGTTTTGGGATAAAGAAGCAGCAGCATACAGTCAAAGCTGCAGACACATGGAGGATTTAACGCAGAAACAGCTAAACAGGCTGCAACTCCCCATCGAATGCACTGTTCTGGAGGTGGGCGCGGGCACAGGAAGAATCACAATACCGCTGGCTAAACGGGTTAAGCAGGTAACTGCGCTGGATCCGTCGGCTAACATGCTGCTTCACCTTGAGGCGGCAGCGCAGAAAGAGAACCTCTGCAACATCGGATGCCTCAAAGGAGCCCTTGAAGACCTACAGACAAATGAAGTTGCAAGACATGACTTCGTGGTAGCATCCTTCTCTCTTGTGATGGCTGACCTCGAAAAAAGCCTGCTGAAAATGGATGCGCTGGCAGGAAGAGGCGTTTATCTTTTCATGTCTGCTTCGCCGTGGATGGATAGGGAAATACAATACGCCGTCTACGGGGCTGAAACCGCGCCGGGGCAGCTTTCGGATTTCATCTGCGCATACAACATCCTATATGATGCGGGAATATTGGCAAACGCGGATTTGTGGGATTTCCAGGTAACACAATGCTTCGGCAGCTTGGATGAAGCTACAGAAAGCTTCGCAAAAAGACACATCATCCCAGCTGACAAAACAGTGCAGCTACGGGATTTTCTATCTAGCACCCTCGTTTTGGATGAACAAAATAAGCTTTGGTGGAAACGACAAAAGAAGGCGGCGATGATATGGTGGATAAAAAACATATAA
- a CDS encoding ABC transporter substrate-binding protein, producing MNKTIIAGALLTIIIASSLVVGYSQNWFQPTETPQNTSTPTPTGTPQPTTEPTTSNPPTATPTKKPTPTANPTAKPTTQPTTVSAMNLTLEIYGNANMDDKIDSTDATYIQQIIDGSRTATQFADANRDGTVNTADVTQVNALLSATASKIYMLDGNKANISVSLPANRLVVEYNQNTELVRILGVENLVVGIDAGVEPVKQLFYPNNYASITMVGQMSSPDYEAVLNLHPTTLFTFTAATADKAAHLPGVDVVYLGLYNPNVTKPEDSRFIQGVLKAGYIFNKVDRATEYANWILNLTSTINAKVNTIPEAQLKSVMITNCPTLTTGAPKAYTAQDTLGQACILSGGKNIASSLTGASITIDTEFILNQNPAYIFVHTVRYTYGGLTQEPPQGIDATDPTGMKYQLAQYIAQPGFANLTAVQNGHVYMIAGDFRNNAMGGTLGAVYMAKVLYPDVFSSWNPQAIHQEYFTRFLRLDYNLDTKGVYLYPTISVNGDIVGIPNAAA from the coding sequence TTGAACAAAACAATAATCGCAGGAGCCCTCCTCACCATAATAATCGCATCCTCACTAGTAGTCGGTTACAGCCAAAACTGGTTCCAACCAACCGAAACACCCCAAAACACATCCACCCCCACACCAACAGGAACCCCACAACCCACCACAGAACCAACCACGAGCAACCCACCCACAGCCACTCCAACAAAAAAACCAACCCCAACCGCCAACCCAACAGCAAAACCGACAACCCAACCCACCACGGTCTCAGCCATGAACCTCACACTAGAAATATACGGCAACGCCAACATGGACGACAAAATCGACTCCACCGACGCCACCTACATCCAGCAAATAATCGACGGCTCCAGAACCGCAACCCAATTCGCCGACGCAAACAGAGACGGCACAGTAAACACAGCCGATGTAACCCAAGTTAATGCACTCCTCAGCGCGACAGCTTCAAAAATCTACATGCTCGACGGCAACAAAGCCAACATATCAGTTTCGTTACCTGCAAACCGATTGGTGGTTGAGTACAACCAAAACACCGAGCTCGTACGCATACTTGGCGTAGAGAACTTGGTGGTCGGCATCGACGCAGGCGTTGAGCCAGTTAAGCAGCTGTTCTACCCTAACAATTACGCCAGCATAACCATGGTAGGTCAAATGAGTTCGCCGGACTACGAAGCAGTCCTAAACCTCCACCCCACAACGCTTTTCACTTTCACCGCCGCCACCGCTGACAAAGCAGCCCATCTGCCCGGCGTAGACGTGGTATATTTGGGCTTATACAACCCCAACGTAACTAAACCGGAAGATTCCCGCTTCATCCAAGGCGTCCTCAAAGCAGGCTACATCTTCAACAAAGTCGACCGAGCAACAGAATATGCAAACTGGATACTCAACCTCACATCCACCATAAACGCAAAAGTCAACACCATCCCCGAGGCTCAGCTGAAATCTGTGATGATAACCAATTGCCCAACCCTTACCACCGGTGCCCCCAAAGCCTACACTGCCCAGGACACTCTAGGCCAAGCCTGCATCTTATCGGGAGGCAAAAACATAGCCTCATCGTTAACCGGGGCGTCCATAACTATCGATACAGAATTTATCCTCAACCAGAATCCAGCCTACATTTTCGTCCACACCGTAAGATACACATATGGTGGACTCACCCAAGAGCCCCCGCAAGGCATAGACGCCACCGACCCCACAGGCATGAAATACCAACTCGCACAGTACATCGCTCAGCCAGGCTTCGCAAATCTTACCGCAGTCCAAAACGGCCACGTCTACATGATCGCAGGTGACTTCCGCAACAACGCAATGGGCGGCACACTCGGCGCAGTCTACATGGCAAAAGTCCTCTACCCCGACGTCTTCTCCAGCTGGAACCCCCAGGCAATCCATCAGGAATACTTCACCCGCTTCCTACGGTTAGACTACAACTTGGACACAAAGGGCGTCTACCTGTATCCAACAATAAGCGTTAACGGCGACATCGTCGGTATACCGAACGCAGCAGCCTAA
- a CDS encoding ABC transporter ATP-binding protein → MNITVQDLTFKYRSTPTLTEVSLKLKETEVLGMVGPNGSGKTTLLKCLNKILEPQQGTILLDEQTIKKLNRLEVAKHVGYVPQSSAGDQESLLVFDMVLMGRRPHIAWQSSERDNEKTWEALKMLGIEQLAMRNFYELSGGEQQRVLIARSLAQEAKIILLDEPTSNLDIRHQLEVMELTRKLVAEQHLAAAIAIHDLNLAARFCDKIVMLKAGVIFAAGEAEEVLTAQNIRSVYDVEVAVNRFDRVPFILPLAPIR, encoded by the coding sequence ATGAACATAACCGTGCAAGACCTAACCTTCAAGTACCGCAGCACCCCCACCCTCACAGAAGTCTCCCTCAAACTCAAAGAAACCGAAGTCCTCGGCATGGTCGGACCCAACGGCTCAGGAAAAACCACCCTGCTCAAATGCCTAAACAAAATCCTCGAACCCCAACAAGGCACCATCCTGCTCGACGAACAAACAATAAAGAAGCTAAACCGCCTCGAAGTAGCCAAACACGTTGGCTATGTGCCGCAAAGCTCAGCAGGCGACCAAGAATCCCTTCTAGTCTTCGACATGGTCCTGATGGGCAGAAGACCCCACATCGCCTGGCAAAGCAGCGAGCGGGACAACGAAAAAACCTGGGAGGCACTTAAAATGCTGGGCATAGAGCAACTGGCGATGCGTAATTTCTATGAACTCAGCGGCGGCGAGCAACAGCGTGTTCTCATCGCAAGGTCTCTGGCTCAGGAAGCCAAAATTATTCTGCTTGATGAACCAACCAGTAACCTTGACATAAGGCATCAGCTCGAAGTTATGGAGTTAACCCGTAAGCTTGTTGCCGAGCAGCATCTTGCGGCGGCGATTGCGATCCATGATTTGAACCTTGCGGCTCGATTCTGCGATAAAATTGTTATGCTAAAGGCTGGCGTGATTTTTGCTGCTGGCGAGGCAGAGGAAGTGTTGACTGCCCAAAATATCCGTTCTGTCTATGATGTGGAGGTTGCTGTTAACCGGTTTGATAGGGTGCCGTTTATTTTGCCGTTGGCTCCGATTCGGTAG